The Flavobacterium faecale genome has a segment encoding these proteins:
- a CDS encoding transketolase, with translation MKPNTQQLSDLTIQVRRDILRMVHAVNSGHPGGSLGCTEFLVALYQNLMERKEGFDMDGIGEDLFFLSNGHISPVFYSVLARSGYFPVSELATFRLINSRLQGHPTTHDHLPGIRVAAGSLGQGLSVSIGAAQAKKLNNDNHIVYALTGDGELQEGQNWEAIMYASAKKVDNLIATVDLNGKQIDGTTDDVLAMGSLRAKFEAFDWDVLEIKEGNNLEAIIAGMNDAKSRTGKGKPVCVLLHTEMGNGVDYMMYSHAWHGKAPNDAQLENALAQNPETLGDY, from the coding sequence ATGAAGCCTAACACACAACAATTAAGCGATTTAACGATCCAAGTAAGAAGAGACATTCTTAGAATGGTACATGCTGTAAACTCTGGACACCCAGGAGGATCTCTTGGCTGTACTGAATTTTTAGTAGCCCTATACCAAAACCTTATGGAACGTAAGGAAGGATTTGACATGGACGGAATTGGAGAAGATCTTTTCTTCCTTTCAAACGGACATATTTCTCCTGTTTTTTATAGCGTTTTAGCAAGAAGTGGCTATTTCCCAGTATCAGAATTAGCGACTTTCCGTTTGATCAACTCAAGATTACAAGGACACCCAACTACACATGACCACTTACCTGGTATTCGCGTAGCTGCTGGTTCATTGGGTCAAGGTTTATCTGTTTCAATTGGTGCGGCACAAGCAAAAAAATTAAACAATGACAACCATATTGTTTACGCTTTAACAGGAGATGGTGAATTGCAAGAAGGTCAAAACTGGGAAGCAATTATGTACGCCTCTGCTAAAAAAGTAGACAACTTGATCGCAACAGTAGATTTGAACGGAAAACAAATTGATGGTACAACTGATGATGTATTGGCAATGGGTAGCCTTCGTGCAAAATTTGAAGCTTTTGATTGGGATGTTCTTGAAATTAAAGAAGGTAACAACCTAGAAGCAATTATTGCAGGTATGAATGATGCTAAATCTAGAACTGGAAAAGGAAAACCAGTTTGTGTTTTACTACATACTGAAATGGGTAACGGAGTAGATTATATGATGTACAGTCATGCTTGGCATGGTAAAGCACCAAATGATGCACAACTAGAAAATGCTTTGGCACAAAACCCAGAAACTTTAGGAGACTACTAA
- a CDS encoding rhodanese-like domain-containing protein, whose amino-acid sequence MINFIKKIFGIGPAVDFATLVKDGALILDVRSPAEYKGGHIKGSKNIPLNELSSHLSKMKKDSTIITCCASGMRSASAKSILKSNQFTNVYNGGGWSSLKSKL is encoded by the coding sequence ATGATCAATTTTATCAAAAAAATATTCGGAATAGGGCCTGCAGTCGATTTTGCAACACTGGTTAAAGATGGAGCGCTTATACTCGACGTCCGCAGTCCAGCGGAATACAAAGGCGGACACATCAAAGGTTCAAAGAATATTCCGTTGAATGAGTTGTCTTCTCATCTTTCGAAAATGAAAAAAGACAGTACCATCATAACTTGTTGTGCATCGGGCATGCGAAGTGCTTCTGCAAAAAGCATTTTGAAGTCCAATCAATTTACCAATGTTTACAATGGTGGTGGTTGGTCAAGTTTAAAAAGCAAGCTTTAA
- a CDS encoding rhodanese-like domain-containing protein has translation MMEIENLIKDNQGTIVDVRSFAEYSGGHVAGSINIVLNDIPARMEEIKALKMPLILCCASGNRSGQAQQYLAQQGIECYNGGSWMDVNYYQSKK, from the coding sequence ATGATGGAAATAGAGAATTTAATAAAAGACAATCAAGGAACTATTGTAGATGTACGCTCCTTTGCAGAATATTCAGGAGGTCATGTAGCAGGATCAATCAACATTGTTTTAAATGACATCCCTGCACGAATGGAAGAAATTAAAGCTTTGAAAATGCCCTTGATTTTATGTTGTGCCTCTGGAAATAGAAGTGGACAAGCACAACAATACCTTGCCCAACAAGGAATAGAATGCTACAATGGCGGTTCTTGGATGGACGTTAACTACTATCAATCAAAAAAATAA
- a CDS encoding polysaccharide deacetylase family protein has product MKQQVQIAFLAVYILFFSNATAQVKVGKIDGSLWTANYNSVDDFDYASKMEILVYVKCFMELESLKDIEAIKSKYNIKSANLNSFENWRKEQIHLILQNLHAIKSNSILSKTVAIDKNCTWQEVTKAIVSIEKNIPTNLKAWYADAIVFNRQYVNELARLAFLFPRPSSEVLTIAPNEITGNNYKDKEFLLTFDDGPTPANGNTDRLMSTLKKQKLNGVFFVLGESLQNRINASSKERVATLYSGNKIGSHGKIHKSHQYLKAWQESLDFTTSAIQKLNNGNNKTNYFRPPYGQRTVEISKYLSKSNGSILLWNIDSQDWNSKITASEVSDRVIALMLLWRKGIILFHDVHSKASDALPIIVDSLNGSGVHFIDSNKL; this is encoded by the coding sequence ATGAAACAGCAAGTTCAAATTGCTTTTCTAGCGGTTTATATACTTTTTTTTTCGAATGCAACTGCACAAGTCAAGGTGGGAAAAATAGACGGTTCTTTATGGACTGCAAATTATAACTCAGTGGATGATTTTGATTACGCATCAAAAATGGAAATTTTGGTTTATGTAAAATGTTTTATGGAATTAGAAAGCCTCAAAGACATCGAAGCAATAAAGTCCAAATACAACATTAAATCGGCTAATTTGAATTCGTTTGAAAATTGGAGAAAGGAACAAATTCATTTGATTTTACAAAACCTACATGCTATAAAAAGTAACTCAATATTAAGTAAAACAGTTGCTATCGACAAAAACTGCACTTGGCAAGAGGTTACAAAAGCAATAGTGAGTATCGAAAAAAATATTCCGACTAATCTGAAAGCATGGTATGCAGACGCAATTGTTTTTAACCGACAATATGTAAACGAATTGGCTCGATTGGCGTTTTTGTTTCCAAGACCTTCAAGCGAAGTATTGACAATAGCTCCAAACGAAATTACTGGAAACAACTATAAGGACAAAGAATTTTTGTTAACTTTTGATGATGGACCAACTCCAGCAAATGGAAATACAGACAGATTAATGTCGACCTTAAAAAAACAGAAGCTTAATGGTGTGTTCTTTGTTCTTGGAGAGTCTTTACAAAACCGAATCAATGCTTCGTCTAAAGAAAGAGTCGCTACTTTATACTCAGGTAACAAAATTGGATCACATGGAAAAATTCATAAATCCCATCAGTATTTAAAGGCTTGGCAAGAATCTTTGGATTTTACTACTTCGGCTATACAGAAACTAAATAATGGTAACAATAAAACCAACTATTTCCGTCCGCCTTATGGGCAACGCACTGTTGAAATTTCAAAATATCTAAGCAAAAGTAACGGCTCTATCCTGCTGTGGAATATCGACTCGCAAGACTGGAACTCCAAAATAACAGCCTCTGAAGTTTCGGACAGGGTAATTGCCTTAATGCTTTTATGGCGTAAAGGAATTATTCTTTTTCATGATGTGCACTCAAAAGCTAGTGACGCCCTGCCAATTATAGTAGATTCACTAAATGGCTCAGGAGTACATTTTATCGATTCAAATAAACTATAG